The proteins below are encoded in one region of Nocardioides marmorisolisilvae:
- a CDS encoding ABC transporter ATP-binding protein — MNDFVVETEGLTKCYGDGASARLAVDAVSMTVRRGEVYGFLGPNGAGKTTTLRMLLGLIAPTSGTARVLGSPAGQPGVTARVGALIEGPGFFPYLSGRENLVAMARYRGLDDRLADGALARVDLADRGGDRFKSYSLGMKQRLGVAAALMGDPELIILDEPTNGLDPAGMADMRELIVDLAAAGQTVVLSSHLLAEVQEICDRVGVISQGRLLRESTVAELRGISSLVVRATPLEESLALSMRLAGDHGVAVLGDRLRLALTPDRAPDVVRALVAAGIDVHEVTTSERTLEEVFFEMTTTSPARAGVQEAAR; from the coding sequence ATGAACGATTTCGTGGTGGAGACCGAGGGGCTCACCAAGTGCTACGGCGACGGGGCCTCGGCCCGGCTGGCCGTCGACGCGGTGAGCATGACCGTGCGGCGCGGTGAGGTGTACGGCTTCCTGGGGCCAAACGGGGCCGGGAAGACGACCACCCTGCGGATGCTGCTGGGCCTGATCGCGCCGACGTCAGGGACCGCCCGGGTGCTCGGGTCGCCGGCGGGACAGCCGGGCGTGACCGCGCGGGTCGGGGCACTGATCGAGGGGCCGGGCTTCTTCCCCTACCTGAGCGGGCGGGAGAACCTGGTCGCGATGGCTCGCTACCGCGGCCTCGACGATCGGCTGGCCGACGGTGCGCTGGCTCGGGTCGACCTGGCCGACCGCGGCGGTGACCGGTTCAAGTCCTACTCGCTGGGCATGAAGCAGCGCCTCGGCGTCGCAGCAGCTCTGATGGGTGACCCGGAGCTGATCATCCTCGACGAGCCGACCAACGGGCTCGACCCGGCCGGGATGGCCGACATGCGCGAGCTGATCGTCGACCTGGCCGCGGCCGGCCAGACCGTGGTGCTCTCGAGCCACCTGCTCGCGGAGGTCCAGGAGATCTGCGACCGGGTCGGGGTGATCTCCCAGGGTCGGCTGCTGCGTGAGTCCACCGTCGCGGAGCTGCGCGGCATCTCCTCTCTGGTCGTGCGCGCGACCCCGCTCGAGGAGAGCCTCGCCCTGTCCATGCGGCTGGCTGGTGACCACGGTGTCGCCGTCCTCGGGGACCGGCTGCGGCTCGCACTCACCCCGGACCGGGCGCCCGACGTCGTCCGCGCCCTGGTCGCAGCCGGGATCGACGTGCACGAGGTGACCACGAGCGAACGAACCCTCGAAGAGGTGTTCTTCGAGATGACCACGACGAGCCCGGCCCGCGCCGGGGTGCAGGAGGCAGCGCGATGA